CGCACATATGGAGCAGTAATACACGGGCCATACACACCCGCAACCTGAACCTATTATTTCAAAACGGGCGCACTGTTCACATATCGGAATTCCACAGCCTGGACATATTGCATAGACCTTTACTTTTTGACACATTCCGCAACTATTTCTGTTTTCCATTATGTGTTACTGTTCAAAGCGGTAAAGAAATATCTCTAGATACTATCCTCTCTCATGAGGCATTTTGTTGTCCACAATATCCGGCAAACCGTCCTCTATTGAGATTAATTAACATGATAAATGTCTAAATATTATTTATTCTTTTACGATAACGAAAATTGTCTGTCAATGCGGAAGTGATAAGGGAGGGTGTTACTTGATGTTTAAAGAAAATGTGAAAGAATACCGATAAAGCAAACAAAAGAGGAATTCTGCGGTGTTTGTTAACCGGTCATGATGGCTGAAAGAACAAAAAAAAGCGTAAGGGTCTTGTTGGTGGTTGCCACCCTATTGAAGACCGACTCTTAAAAACGAGCATTCAGTCCTATACTTGACCAAACGGCATCTGCGGATGGTACCCCCAATCGGTTGATTCGACCCTTTGGGGGTATAATTTTATCAGATGGTGAATCCCCGCGAGCATATTTCTAGAAGATTACTTCGGAGTCAGCGAGAGAGTACGATGATGAAAGATGAAGACAAGACGAAAGAACAACTTATAAATGAAATGACAGAAATGCGGCTGAAAATTGCCAAACTGGAAAAATCGGAAAACGAGCGCATACGAACAGAGGAAACCCTTTCACAAAGCATTGAAAAGTTAAGAAGATCTGCACGATTTATCATTGATGTCGTAGTAATGGCTGTTGAGGCAAGAGATCCTTATACGGCTGGACATCAAAAAAGGGTGACAGAGCTTGCCCGGTCCATTGCGACGGAAATGACGTTATCTGCAGAAATCATCGACGGCGTCCGCATGGCAGGCTTAATCCATGATCTGGGAAAGATATCCATTCCGTCCGAAATACTGGGGAAACCCCGTCTTCTCAATAATGATGAATATAATTGTGTAAAAACTCACGCGGAGATAGGTTATCAAATATTGAAGGATATAGACTTTTTCAGACCTGTAGCGTTGATTGTCTATCAGCATCATGAACGAATGAACGGTACCGGCTATCCGCAGGGTCTTAGGGGAACAGAAATCCTTCTGGAGTCGAGAATCTTAGCGGTAGCCGATGTCGTTGAAGCAATATGTACGCATCGGCCATACAGACCAGCGTTGGGGATAGATAAAGCATTGAAGGAAATCTTTCAACACAGGGGAGTTCTCTACGACACGGAAGCGGTGGATGTCTGCATACAACTGTTCAGAGAAAAGGGGTTCATATTTAAATCCCGTTCAAATTGAAAAACCATCGTCCGGTACCATGATCATCCTGCTTCAGGGTAGTTCATTTGCTACTTCCGGTCAAATAGTGTTAGATACTTGCCATAGCCTTCTTTTTCCATGTCCTCCTTCGGAATAAATTTCAGTGCCGCTGAATTCATACAATACCGGAGCCCTGTCGGTTTTGGTCCATCCGGAAAAACATGCCCGAGGTGTGAATCCCCATATCTACTTCTTACTTCCGTGCGCCGTGTGAAAAAGCTGCGGTCCTCCTTTTCAATTATATTGGCAGGCTCAAGAGGTTTGGTATAACTGGGCCATCCTGTACCTGAATCATATTTATCCAATGAGCTAAACAGCGGTTCACCGGAGGCTATATCTACATAGATACCTTCTTTTTTGTTATCCCAGTATTCATTTTGAAAGGCTGGTTCGGTACCTTCTTTCTGCGTTACTTCGTATTGCATTTTTGTCAATCGTTGCCTCAGTATCTGGTCGTCAGGTTTTTTATATGCTTGATCCGAAGCGGGTTTAATGCCGGCATTATCGTTTCCCCACACCTTTTTTAAAAACTGGTCGCGGCCCGACCCATTCCTGTAGTACTTATACCGCAGGGGATTTTTCTTGTAGTAATCCTGATGATAGTCCTCCGCATCGAAAAATTTATTGAATTTGATGATTTCCGTCACGATTGGTTTGGAAAAACGTCCGGATTTGCCCAATTCTTCTCTGGATTTTTCCGCCAGGCGTTTCTGCTCGTCGTCATGATAGAAGATAGCGCTTCTATAGTGAGGACCGCGGTCACCGAATTGTCCTCCCGGATCTGTAGGATCCATATGCCTCCAAAGCACATCGAGAAGTTGACTGTAAGTGATTTTTGAGGGATCGTAGTAAACTTGAACGGCCTCAACATGTCCGGTCTTACCATATGTTTCATAGGTCGGATTGTCCCCGGAACCACCTGTATACCCGGATATGACCTTTTCGACACCCGGTACTTTTTCGAAATCTGATTCAACGCACCAAAAACAGCCGCCGGCAAATGTTGCTGTTTGAGTTGTTATATTCGTTTCTGTTATACTTTTTTTCACCTCCCGTTGGTCGCCACTTGAGCTCTGACATCCAAAAACAAAAAAGAGTAATGTCAATGTCACATAAATAAGGGGATTTTTCATTATTATCCTCCATAAAAACAAAATTTAAGCTTTTGTATTGATGATAATGTAAGGATGATCCTCTGATTGTCAAATTGCCCCTATTTTTTAGATTTTCGGGAAATGTTGACAGCAGTCATATGGTGTACTATTATAAAAAAGATCGTCATATCGATGTTCTTTACGACAATGTCACAATTGCCGGTTGATATTCGGCATAGTAATCAGGTATTATTCCTGAAAACCCTTGGACGGTAAGGATAAAAAAAGGAGCGAGCTTATGTGGGAATATACAGATAAAGTAAAGGAGCACTTCCTTAATCCCCGCAACGTCGGGGAAGTCGAGAATCCGGATGGCGTGGCTGAAGTCGGTTCCATAGCCTGTGGAGATGCCCTCAAACTTTCTTTCAAGTTAGATGAGAACAAAAGGATAAAGGATGTCAAATTCAAAACCTTTGGCTGTGCCAGCGCAATTGCGACATCGTCTGCACTGACTGAGATGATCAAGGGGAAGACCCTGGAAGAGGCCATGAAAGTGACAAACCAGGATATCGCGGCCTTCCTCGGCGGCCTTCCCCAGGAGAAAATGCACTGCTCCGTTATGGGGCAGCAGGCATTGGAAAAGGCTATTGAAAATTATCAGGGGGTCCCCTCGAAGGAGCTGGCAGCACAGATCATATGCGAGTGCTTCGGTGTCACGGATCGTGAAATCGAAAAAGCGGTGAGGGAGAACAATCTTTCGACGGTTGAAGAGGTGACGAACTACACCAAGGCCGGCGGCGGTTGCGGGGGGTGTCATGATGCCATCAGGCAAATTATTGAGAGGGTCCGGGCTGATACTGCACCGGTTGTCAGACCGAAACTTTCCAACATGCAGAAAATCAAAATGATCGAGGAAACCATCGAACGTGAAATCAGGCCGTCCCTGAAAGACGACGGCGGTGATATCGAACTCATTGATGTGATCGGTAACCGCGTCCTTGTTGCTACACGGGGCGCCTGCGCGACCTGCAAGGCAGCCGATATTACGCTGAAACATTTTGTTGAACAAAAGCTTCGGGATATCATATCGCCAGAGCTTGTCGTTGAAGAGGTGACGCCATGAATACGATTTATCTCGATAACAATGCGACAACCCAGGTCGCACCGGAAGTTCTGGAGGCCATGTTTCCCTATTTCCGTGACCTTTACGGAAACCCGTCCAGCATGCATTCCTTTGGAGGCCAGGTTGCAAAAAAAATCCGTGAGGCCCGCGAGCAGGCGGCATTGCTCATCGGGGCCGCACCTGAGGAAATCATATTCACCAGTTGCGGTACGGAAAGCGATAATGCCGCCATCCGGTCGGCACTGGCAGCACATCCCGACAGGCGTCATATTTTGACAAGCAGGGTTGAACATCCCGCCGTCAAATCACTGTGCGCTCATCTGTCAAGGCAGGGCTATCGCATTACGGAAGTGCCCGTGGATAAGGACGGCCTTCTGGACATGAATCAGTTTGAAAGAAATCTGACGCCGGATACGGCGGTTGTCAGCCTTATGTGGGCCAATAACGAAACAGGGGTTCTCTTTCCCGTGGAAAAGGCGGCGGAACTTGCTCATACAAGGGGCATCCTGTTCCATACCGATGCGGTCCAGGCAGTGGGGAAGATTCCCATAAACCTGAAGACAAATGTCATTGACATGCTCTCCATATCCGGTCACAAGCTTCATGCGCCAAAGGGTATAGGAATCCTCTATATCCGTAAAGGTACGAGGTTCTCACCTTTTCTGATTGGAGGACACCAGGAAAAGGAG
The sequence above is a segment of the Deltaproteobacteria bacterium genome. Coding sequences within it:
- a CDS encoding HD domain-containing protein; protein product: MMKDEDKTKEQLINEMTEMRLKIAKLEKSENERIRTEETLSQSIEKLRRSARFIIDVVVMAVEARDPYTAGHQKRVTELARSIATEMTLSAEIIDGVRMAGLIHDLGKISIPSEILGKPRLLNNDEYNCVKTHAEIGYQILKDIDFFRPVALIVYQHHERMNGTGYPQGLRGTEILLESRILAVADVVEAICTHRPYRPALGIDKALKEIFQHRGVLYDTEAVDVCIQLFREKGFIFKSRSN
- the msrB gene encoding peptide-methionine (R)-S-oxide reductase MsrB, whose product is MKNPLIYVTLTLLFFVFGCQSSSGDQREVKKSITETNITTQTATFAGGCFWCVESDFEKVPGVEKVISGYTGGSGDNPTYETYGKTGHVEAVQVYYDPSKITYSQLLDVLWRHMDPTDPGGQFGDRGPHYRSAIFYHDDEQKRLAEKSREELGKSGRFSKPIVTEIIKFNKFFDAEDYHQDYYKKNPLRYKYYRNGSGRDQFLKKVWGNDNAGIKPASDQAYKKPDDQILRQRLTKMQYEVTQKEGTEPAFQNEYWDNKKEGIYVDIASGEPLFSSLDKYDSGTGWPSYTKPLEPANIIEKEDRSFFTRRTEVRSRYGDSHLGHVFPDGPKPTGLRYCMNSAALKFIPKEDMEKEGYGKYLTLFDRK
- the nifU gene encoding Fe-S cluster assembly protein NifU; translation: MWEYTDKVKEHFLNPRNVGEVENPDGVAEVGSIACGDALKLSFKLDENKRIKDVKFKTFGCASAIATSSALTEMIKGKTLEEAMKVTNQDIAAFLGGLPQEKMHCSVMGQQALEKAIENYQGVPSKELAAQIICECFGVTDREIEKAVRENNLSTVEEVTNYTKAGGGCGGCHDAIRQIIERVRADTAPVVRPKLSNMQKIKMIEETIEREIRPSLKDDGGDIELIDVIGNRVLVATRGACATCKAADITLKHFVEQKLRDIISPELVVEEVTP
- the nifS gene encoding cysteine desulfurase NifS — encoded protein: MNTIYLDNNATTQVAPEVLEAMFPYFRDLYGNPSSMHSFGGQVAKKIREAREQAALLIGAAPEEIIFTSCGTESDNAAIRSALAAHPDRRHILTSRVEHPAVKSLCAHLSRQGYRITEVPVDKDGLLDMNQFERNLTPDTAVVSLMWANNETGVLFPVEKAAELAHTRGILFHTDAVQAVGKIPINLKTNVIDMLSISGHKLHAPKGIGILYIRKGTRFSPFLIGGHQEKERRGGTENTPSIIGLGKACELAARNMETENTRVKQLRDKLETELLARIPNSRVNGNQLYRLPNTANISFEFVEGEGILLLMDEYGICASSGSACTSGSLQPSHVLRAMGVPFTMAHGSIRFSLSIYNTEEEISFVIKKMQPIIERLRSMSPYWTSSEQACTVQ